In Candidatus Desulfofervidus auxilii, one genomic interval encodes:
- a CDS encoding metallophosphoesterase family protein, whose translation MPKEGKAVFIGDTHGDFEATEKVFQFYFKPGYTLVFLGDYVDRGKHSRENIEFLLQKKLEAPKQVFLLMGNHEGYPILPFSPADFWESLSPEEREVFSEICRLLPFMAVTGNGLIAVHGVPPDIKGLEEVNEIPLGSEFWQQATWGDFTERSGEFLGGIWGRPLFGKDYFKRIMEQLKSNILIRAHQPHIEPIIFEKHCLTLITSHAYKPVRNIAIVDLEKPVIKTIDDLEVLEI comes from the coding sequence TTGCCCAAAGAGGGGAAGGCTGTCTTTATAGGTGACACTCATGGTGATTTTGAAGCTACAGAAAAGGTTTTTCAGTTTTATTTTAAACCCGGTTACACCTTGGTTTTTTTGGGAGACTATGTGGATAGAGGAAAGCATTCTAGAGAAAATATAGAATTTTTACTCCAAAAGAAATTAGAAGCACCTAAACAGGTTTTTCTCTTAATGGGCAATCATGAAGGATATCCTATTTTACCTTTTTCTCCTGCCGATTTTTGGGAAAGTTTATCTCCTGAAGAAAGAGAAGTTTTTTCAGAAATTTGCCGATTATTGCCTTTTATGGCAGTTACTGGAAATGGCTTAATAGCTGTGCACGGAGTGCCTCCAGACATCAAAGGGTTAGAAGAGGTAAATGAGATTCCATTAGGCAGCGAATTCTGGCAACAGGCCACTTGGGGTGATTTTACAGAAAGAAGTGGAGAATTTCTGGGTGGTATTTGGGGGAGGCCACTTTTTGGTAAGGATTACTTTAAAAGAATCATGGAGCAATTAAAAAGTAACATTTTGATTAGGGCTCATCAGCCTCATATTGAACCCATTATTTTTGAAAAGCATTGTCTTACTTTAATCACCTCACATGCGTATAAACCCGTGCGAAATATTGCCATTGTAGATTTAGAAAAGCCTGTAATTAAGACAATAGATGATTTGGAAGTTTTGGAAATTTAG
- the xerD gene encoding site-specific tyrosine recombinase XerD, whose amino-acid sequence MQDEIVDEFYQFLTLERGLSQHTIAAYASDLNKFQDYLYQKGIKDFTEVQTEEIEGFMYWLTLKRLSPRSRARILATIKTFFRFLVLTQRLESSPAVLIETPRFAKKLPQVLSLEEVERLLEQPDISQPKGLRDKAMLELLYATGLRVSELVLLKLNQINLEVGYVSVMGKGAKERLIPMGRKAQQVLTQYLKHGRSNLLKKPSPYLFIGYRGRPLTRQGFWEIIKRYVLKSGINKHISPHTLRHSFATHILERGADLRSVQTMLGHSSITTTQIYTHVTEKRLKEFYVRYHPRAK is encoded by the coding sequence ATGCAAGATGAAATTGTTGATGAGTTTTATCAGTTTTTAACTTTAGAGCGGGGCCTTTCTCAACACACCATAGCTGCTTATGCCTCTGATTTAAATAAATTTCAAGACTATCTTTACCAGAAAGGGATTAAAGACTTCACAGAGGTGCAAACAGAAGAAATTGAGGGATTTATGTATTGGTTGACCCTAAAAAGATTGTCTCCGAGAAGCCGCGCAAGGATATTAGCTACTATAAAAACCTTTTTTCGGTTTTTGGTGCTTACTCAACGCCTAGAAAGTAGCCCGGCGGTTTTGATAGAGACACCTCGTTTTGCCAAAAAACTTCCTCAGGTGTTGAGCTTAGAAGAGGTAGAAAGGCTTTTAGAACAGCCAGATATAAGTCAGCCTAAAGGATTAAGAGATAAAGCTATGTTAGAATTGCTCTATGCCACTGGCTTGCGTGTTTCAGAATTGGTGCTTTTAAAGTTAAATCAAATTAATTTAGAAGTAGGGTATGTCTCCGTTATGGGCAAAGGAGCCAAGGAAAGATTAATACCTATGGGACGTAAGGCCCAACAAGTTCTCACTCAGTATTTAAAACATGGTCGTTCTAACTTGTTAAAAAAACCAAGTCCCTATTTATTTATTGGTTATCGAGGACGACCTCTTACTAGACAAGGTTTTTGGGAAATTATCAAAAGATATGTGCTTAAGTCGGGTATTAATAAACACATTAGTCCTCACACTTTAAGGCACTCCTTTGCCACTCATATTTTGGAAAGAGGAGCAGACCTTCGCTCTGTCCAGACGATGTTAGGACATTCTTCTATTACTACTACCCAAATTTATACCCATGTTACAGAGAAAAGACTAAAGGAGTTCTATGTCCGCTACCATCCGCGTGCCAAATAG
- the uvrB gene encoding excinuclease ABC subunit UvrB, whose amino-acid sequence MFKLVSEYQPKGDQPQAIAKLVNGIKKGLKYQVLLGVTGSGKTFTMANVIAQIQKPTLIIAPNKALAAQLYGEFKRLFPENAVEFFVSYYDYYQPEAYIPERDIYIAKDATINDTIDRLRHRATHALLTRRDVIIVASVSCIYGLGSPKAYHAHHLILLKGEERDRDKIIRKLIDMQYQRNDVDFKRGTFRVRGERIEIFPTYEEEEAVRIEFFGDIIDGIYIIDPLRCKVKKSLTELILHPATHYLSETGNMEDIIVSIKKEMEQQVKFFLSQNRLIEAQRIKERTLFDLEMMAELGYCHGIENYARYLDGRAPGEPPYTLLDYFPRDYLMFIDESHITVPQIRGMYVGDRSRKQTLVEYGWRLPSALDNRPLNFEEFEGRINQVIYVSATPGNYEKKKAKGRIIEQIIRPTGLMDPKIYVRSATHQVDDLLGEIRKRVTRGERVLVTTLTKRMAEDLTEYYANLGIRVKYLHSDIDTLERVQIIRDLRRGEFDVLIGINLLREGLDLPEVSLVAILDADKEGFLRSERSLIQTCGRTARNVHGEVIFYANEVTDSMKKAIRETERRRRIQQAYNQAHHITPTTIQKSIDNILSSIYEADYYEVGVVKEPEVEFRNREELEKKIVQLKKEMKKAAQVLEFEKAAELRDRIKMLEGLVLKL is encoded by the coding sequence ATGTTTAAGTTAGTCTCTGAATATCAACCAAAAGGTGACCAGCCTCAAGCCATTGCTAAATTAGTAAATGGGATAAAAAAAGGACTAAAATATCAAGTGCTTCTTGGCGTTACAGGTTCAGGTAAGACTTTTACTATGGCCAATGTTATTGCTCAGATTCAAAAGCCTACCTTAATAATTGCGCCCAATAAGGCCCTAGCTGCTCAGCTTTATGGGGAGTTTAAACGTCTTTTCCCAGAAAATGCAGTGGAATTTTTTGTTAGCTATTATGATTATTACCAACCAGAGGCCTATATTCCTGAAAGAGACATTTATATTGCTAAAGATGCTACTATTAATGATACTATTGACCGCCTTCGCCATCGGGCAACACATGCCCTTTTGACTAGAAGAGATGTTATTATTGTAGCTAGTGTTTCCTGTATTTATGGTTTAGGTTCTCCAAAAGCCTATCATGCCCATCATCTTATCTTGCTCAAAGGAGAGGAAAGAGACCGAGATAAAATCATTCGCAAATTAATAGATATGCAATACCAGCGTAATGATGTTGATTTTAAACGGGGCACATTTCGGGTCCGCGGTGAAAGAATAGAAATTTTTCCAACTTATGAGGAAGAAGAAGCAGTCCGTATAGAATTTTTTGGAGACATAATAGATGGCATATATATTATTGACCCTTTACGCTGTAAGGTTAAAAAAAGTTTAACAGAACTTATTTTACATCCAGCTACGCATTATCTCAGCGAAACAGGCAATATGGAAGACATTATTGTTTCAATTAAAAAGGAAATGGAACAGCAGGTAAAATTTTTTCTAAGCCAAAACCGATTGATTGAGGCCCAAAGGATTAAAGAACGCACACTGTTTGACTTAGAGATGATGGCTGAGCTAGGCTATTGCCATGGTATTGAAAATTATGCTCGGTATTTGGATGGTCGTGCTCCTGGAGAGCCTCCTTATACTTTATTGGATTATTTTCCTAGAGATTACTTGATGTTTATTGATGAAAGCCATATTACTGTGCCTCAGATAAGAGGTATGTATGTTGGAGACCGCTCTAGAAAACAAACATTAGTAGAATACGGATGGCGTTTGCCATCAGCTTTAGATAATCGCCCTTTAAATTTTGAGGAGTTTGAAGGCAGAATTAATCAAGTAATATATGTTTCAGCTACTCCAGGCAATTATGAAAAGAAAAAAGCAAAAGGCAGAATAATAGAGCAAATAATTCGTCCTACCGGGTTAATGGACCCTAAAATTTATGTGCGTTCAGCTACTCACCAAGTGGATGATTTGTTAGGGGAAATCAGAAAAAGAGTAACTAGAGGAGAAAGGGTATTGGTAACTACCTTGACTAAACGGATGGCGGAGGACTTGACTGAATATTACGCCAATTTAGGGATACGAGTGAAATATTTGCATTCTGATATTGATACTTTAGAAAGGGTGCAAATCATCAGGGATTTAAGGAGGGGTGAATTTGATGTGCTTATTGGAATAAATCTCCTTCGTGAGGGATTGGACCTGCCTGAAGTGTCTCTAGTGGCTATCTTGGATGCGGATAAAGAAGGTTTTCTCCGCTCTGAACGTTCCCTAATTCAAACCTGTGGGCGGACTGCCCGAAATGTCCATGGGGAGGTTATTTTTTATGCCAATGAAGTGACTGATTCTATGAAAAAAGCAATAAGAGAAACAGAAAGAAGACGAAGAATTCAGCAAGCTTATAACCAAGCCCACCATATCACACCCACCACCATTCAAAAAAGTATAGATAATATCCTGAGTTCTATTTACGAAGCCGATTATTATGAAGTGGGTGTAGTAAAAGAGCCAGAAGTGGAATTTAGAAATAGAGAAGAATTAGAAAAGAAAATCGTCCAATTAAAGAAAGAAATGAAGAAAGCAGCCCAGGTCTTGGAGTTTGAAAAGGCAGCAGAATTACGGGATAGGATAAAAATGCTGGAAGGATTGGTGCTCAAATTGTAG
- the clpB gene encoding ATP-dependent chaperone ClpB — translation MDISRFTQKTQEALAEAQNIAVSYGHQEVDNEHLLLAFLKQEGGLFPRLLQKMNVPIDSFKEQVEGLLDKRPRVKAIGGELGKVYLSQRLFKILSRAQEEAKHLKDEYTSVEHIILAFIEEGPSTDVGRIFQTFNITRERFLEVLNEIRGSQRITSPTPEETYEALEKYGRDLVKEAKRGKLDPVIGRDSEIRRVIRILCRRTKNNPVLIGEAGVGKTAIVEGLAQRIVRGDVPEGLKDKTIYQLDIGALLAGAKYRGEFEERLKAVLKEIQASEGRIILFIDEIHTIVGAGKAEGAIDAGNMLKPMLARGELHCIGATTLDEYRKYIEKDPALERRFQPVLVSEPSVEDTISILRGLKEKFEVHHGVRIHDSALVAAAVLSNRYISDRFLPDKAIDLVDEAAAMIRTEIDSMPAELDEVTRQIMQLEIEQQALKKEKDKASQERLKNIEKELADLRNKADALKAQWEAEKEVISRLQKIREEIDQVKLEIERAERAYDLNKAAELKYGKLAALEKKLKEAEKNLADKQSTGRLLREEVTEREIAEIVSRWTGIPVGRLMEGEREKLLKLDEILHRRVVGQDEAVQAVVNAILRSRAGLKDPNQPIGSFIFLGPTGVGKTELAKTLAEALFDTEQNMVRLDMSEYMEKHTVSRLIGAPPGYVGYEEGGQLTEAVRRKPYCVILLDEIEKANPDVFNILLQILDDGRLTDSHGRTVDFKNTVIIMTSNLGSHYLLEGITETGEIRPEAKNAVMRELRQSFRPEFLNRINEIVLFKPLTLEEIKKIVDLQIGYIQERLKDRGIKIELTEEAKEFIAREAYDPVYGARPLKRYIERRLETALAKKMVAGEIPDESRVRITAKEGELHFEILPAETEKELAEVAQAF, via the coding sequence ATGGATATTTCTCGGTTTACGCAAAAAACACAAGAGGCTTTAGCTGAGGCCCAAAATATTGCTGTGAGTTATGGCCATCAGGAAGTAGATAATGAGCACCTCCTTTTGGCCTTTTTGAAACAAGAAGGGGGGCTTTTTCCCAGACTGTTGCAAAAAATGAATGTCCCAATAGATAGCTTTAAAGAGCAAGTAGAAGGCCTTTTAGATAAAAGGCCGAGAGTCAAAGCTATAGGTGGAGAATTAGGAAAGGTTTATCTTTCGCAAAGGCTTTTTAAAATTCTTAGTAGAGCCCAGGAAGAGGCCAAACATTTAAAAGATGAATATACCAGTGTAGAGCATATCATTTTGGCCTTTATTGAAGAGGGACCTAGCACGGATGTAGGGCGTATTTTTCAAACCTTTAATATCACCAGAGAACGTTTTTTAGAAGTATTGAATGAAATCCGAGGCAGTCAAAGGATTACTAGTCCTACACCTGAAGAGACTTACGAAGCCTTAGAAAAATATGGGCGTGATTTGGTTAAAGAGGCTAAAAGGGGAAAATTGGACCCAGTAATTGGTCGGGACTCTGAAATTAGACGTGTTATTAGAATCTTGTGTAGAAGAACTAAAAATAATCCAGTATTAATCGGTGAGGCAGGTGTGGGTAAAACTGCTATTGTGGAAGGATTAGCTCAAAGAATTGTGCGAGGCGATGTCCCAGAAGGTTTGAAAGATAAAACGATTTATCAATTAGATATAGGTGCCCTTTTAGCTGGGGCTAAATATAGGGGTGAGTTTGAAGAGAGGTTAAAGGCAGTATTGAAAGAAATCCAAGCTAGTGAAGGACGGATTATTTTGTTTATTGATGAAATACATACTATTGTTGGGGCAGGCAAGGCCGAAGGTGCCATCGATGCAGGCAATATGCTTAAACCCATGTTAGCTAGAGGAGAATTACATTGTATTGGGGCCACTACCTTAGATGAATATAGAAAATATATTGAAAAAGACCCTGCTTTAGAAAGAAGATTTCAACCAGTATTGGTATCAGAGCCTAGTGTAGAAGATACCATTTCTATATTACGGGGGCTTAAGGAGAAATTTGAAGTGCATCATGGAGTGAGGATTCATGATAGTGCCTTAGTAGCAGCGGCTGTCTTATCTAATCGTTATATTAGCGATCGCTTTTTACCAGATAAGGCCATTGATTTGGTGGATGAAGCAGCGGCTATGATCAGGACAGAAATTGATTCTATGCCGGCAGAGTTGGATGAGGTCACTAGACAAATTATGCAACTGGAGATTGAGCAGCAGGCCTTAAAAAAAGAAAAAGATAAGGCTTCTCAAGAACGCTTAAAAAATATTGAAAAGGAATTGGCGGATTTAAGAAACAAGGCTGATGCCTTAAAGGCCCAGTGGGAGGCCGAGAAAGAAGTAATTTCTCGTTTACAAAAAATAAGAGAAGAAATTGACCAAGTAAAGTTAGAAATAGAAAGGGCAGAACGGGCATATGATTTAAATAAGGCGGCAGAATTGAAATATGGAAAATTGGCAGCCTTGGAGAAGAAATTGAAAGAGGCTGAAAAGAATTTAGCAGATAAACAGAGCACAGGTAGACTTCTACGTGAAGAAGTGACAGAAAGGGAAATTGCTGAGATTGTTTCTCGCTGGACAGGTATTCCCGTAGGGAGATTGATGGAAGGAGAAAGGGAAAAGTTGCTTAAATTGGATGAAATTTTACATCGCCGGGTAGTAGGTCAAGACGAGGCTGTTCAAGCAGTAGTAAATGCCATTTTAAGAAGTAGGGCAGGGCTAAAAGACCCCAATCAACCCATTGGTTCTTTTATCTTCTTAGGCCCTACTGGAGTAGGAAAGACCGAATTGGCTAAAACCCTGGCTGAGGCCTTATTTGATACTGAACAAAATATGGTCAGATTGGATATGTCTGAATATATGGAAAAACATACTGTTTCCCGCTTGATTGGTGCACCCCCTGGCTATGTGGGATATGAAGAAGGTGGACAGTTGACAGAGGCAGTAAGAAGAAAACCATATTGTGTTATTTTATTAGATGAAATAGAAAAGGCCAATCCTGATGTATTTAACATTTTGCTTCAGATCTTAGACGACGGACGCTTAACCGATTCTCATGGCCGCACCGTGGACTTTAAAAACACTGTTATTATTATGACTTCTAATTTAGGCAGTCATTATCTTTTAGAAGGTATTACTGAAACAGGAGAAATCAGGCCCGAGGCAAAGAATGCCGTGATGCGAGAGTTGCGTCAGAGTTTTAGACCTGAATTTTTAAATAGGATTAATGAAATTGTGTTATTTAAGCCATTGACTTTAGAAGAGATAAAGAAAATAGTAGATTTACAAATAGGCTACATCCAAGAAAGATTAAAGGATAGGGGAATAAAAATTGAATTAACAGAAGAGGCAAAGGAATTTATTGCTAGGGAGGCTTATGATCCGGTATATGGTGCCCGTCCTTTAAAAAGGTATATTGAAAGGAGGTTAGAAACAGCCTTGGCCAAAAAGATGGTCGCAGGTGAAATTCCAGATGAAAGCAGGGTGAGGATAACGGCAAAAGAAGGAGAGTTACATTTTGAAATATTACCTGCTGAAACAGAAAAAGAGCTGGCAGAAGTAGCGCAAGCCTTTTAG
- a CDS encoding CBS domain-containing protein: MSATIRVPNRSITVIATHENADFDALASMVAAKKLYPEAIIIAPGSQERRVREFVLNMAIEYFKLVKLKEIDLKTIKRVVLVDNSQLSRIGALAEVVKNPEVEVHIYDHHLPPDPETPCHFSIIKPVGSTVTILLKLLREKGIKIAPEEATLMALGLYEDTGAFTFRSTTKEDLEAGAYLLECGANLNVISELFKRELTAEDVSLLNDLFHEAQTHFIRGIPVVITKVSTNHYIDDFAVLVHHFIEIENPPVLFVLARMEGRIFIIARSKLPEVNVAEILEVFNGGGHHAAASAAVKGLTPMQVEDKLLKLLDKKIKQPKVARDLMSHPVKGISPETTIEEAEAILVHYDFNALPVIKNGEVVGIITRPVVDKALYHQLSQQPVKRFMTTEFPILSPEASLSEIKEALLQHKQRIVPVVENRKLVGVITRKDFLNYLLTNPSAFLGGLDLERQPRRKFVTSLLNEKLPKHIISLLKKIGMIAENLGYNVYAVGGFVRDLLLRQENLDIDLVVEGDGITLAKKLQKEINAHIHTYQKFGTAVVILPDGFRLDIATARTEYYEFPGALPKVEMSSLKLDLYRRDFTINALAIKLNPKQFGLLLDFFGAQRDLKERMIRVLYNLSFVEDPTRILRAVRFEQRFGFRISKQTLDLIRQALKLNLLFQTTGSRIWHELKCIFGETNPAAIIERLNELSVLKSLHPALKWDKSLKKLFKEIEAVLSWFELLFLEEKYVKEEVYLLGLLDPLKEEEVNSFLTVLEFPKSKKELFFKKRREIFNIYGLWQKKREIKPSLVYLTIKEIPLEFVLYLMAKLSPAKKKWLSLYFTQWRDIKPILTGDDLKAMGLKPGPIFRTILEELLKARLDGKVKTEEDEKKLVKKILKGKNFH; encoded by the coding sequence ATGTCCGCTACCATCCGCGTGCCAAATAGAAGTATCACTGTTATTGCTACTCATGAAAATGCTGATTTTGATGCCTTAGCATCTATGGTGGCAGCAAAAAAACTTTATCCAGAGGCCATCATTATTGCTCCTGGAAGTCAAGAAAGAAGGGTAAGGGAATTTGTCTTAAATATGGCCATAGAATATTTTAAATTAGTCAAACTAAAAGAAATTGATTTAAAAACTATAAAAAGAGTTGTTTTAGTAGATAACAGCCAATTAAGCCGCATTGGGGCATTAGCAGAAGTAGTAAAAAATCCTGAAGTAGAGGTGCATATTTATGACCACCATCTTCCACCTGACCCAGAAACTCCTTGTCATTTCAGTATAATTAAGCCTGTAGGATCAACAGTAACCATCCTATTAAAGCTCTTAAGGGAAAAGGGTATAAAAATTGCCCCTGAAGAAGCCACTTTGATGGCCTTAGGGCTTTATGAAGATACAGGTGCCTTTACCTTCCGCTCTACTACTAAAGAAGACCTGGAAGCAGGGGCCTATCTTTTAGAATGCGGAGCAAATCTTAATGTAATTTCAGAATTGTTTAAGCGTGAGCTTACAGCGGAGGATGTTTCTCTTTTAAATGACCTGTTTCACGAAGCCCAAACCCATTTTATTCGCGGCATCCCAGTAGTAATTACTAAAGTTTCCACTAATCACTATATAGACGATTTTGCTGTCTTAGTACATCATTTTATAGAAATTGAGAATCCTCCTGTCCTATTTGTCCTGGCTAGGATGGAAGGGCGCATTTTTATCATTGCCCGGAGTAAGTTGCCAGAAGTGAATGTAGCTGAAATTTTGGAGGTCTTTAATGGAGGGGGGCATCATGCAGCTGCCTCCGCTGCGGTAAAGGGATTAACTCCTATGCAGGTAGAGGACAAACTTCTTAAGTTACTTGATAAAAAGATAAAACAACCTAAAGTAGCTAGAGATTTAATGTCCCATCCAGTAAAAGGAATTAGTCCAGAAACTACCATTGAAGAAGCAGAGGCCATTTTAGTCCACTATGATTTTAATGCCCTACCAGTGATTAAAAATGGAGAAGTAGTAGGAATTATCACCCGTCCTGTGGTAGATAAAGCCCTTTATCACCAACTTTCTCAACAACCAGTTAAGCGCTTTATGACCACCGAATTTCCTATCCTGTCTCCTGAGGCTTCATTGAGTGAAATTAAAGAAGCCCTTCTTCAACATAAACAAAGAATTGTTCCTGTTGTGGAAAATAGAAAACTAGTGGGTGTTATTACGAGAAAAGACTTCTTAAATTACTTACTTACCAATCCTTCTGCATTTTTAGGAGGTCTTGATCTAGAAAGACAACCCCGTCGAAAATTTGTTACTTCTCTTCTTAATGAAAAGTTACCTAAGCATATTATTTCTCTATTAAAAAAAATTGGGATGATTGCGGAGAACTTGGGTTATAATGTGTATGCTGTAGGGGGTTTTGTGAGAGACCTTCTCCTTAGACAGGAAAATTTAGACATTGATTTAGTAGTAGAAGGCGATGGGATTACCTTAGCTAAGAAATTACAAAAAGAAATTAATGCCCATATCCATACTTACCAAAAATTTGGAACGGCTGTAGTCATTCTCCCTGACGGATTTCGTTTAGATATAGCCACTGCTCGCACAGAGTATTATGAATTTCCTGGAGCCTTACCCAAAGTAGAAATGAGTTCTTTAAAATTAGACCTATACCGCCGTGATTTTACTATTAATGCCTTAGCGATAAAACTTAATCCCAAACAATTTGGTCTTTTATTGGATTTTTTTGGGGCGCAACGGGATCTAAAAGAGAGAATGATTCGGGTCTTATATAATTTGAGTTTTGTAGAAGACCCTACCCGCATTTTACGGGCAGTGCGTTTTGAACAAAGGTTTGGATTTAGGATCAGTAAGCAGACTTTAGATTTGATCCGTCAGGCACTGAAATTAAATTTACTTTTCCAGACTACCGGTTCTCGCATTTGGCATGAGCTCAAGTGTATTTTTGGGGAAACAAACCCGGCCGCTATTATTGAAAGGCTGAATGAATTATCTGTGCTCAAATCACTCCATCCTGCCCTAAAATGGGATAAAAGCCTAAAAAAATTGTTTAAGGAAATAGAAGCTGTCCTTTCTTGGTTCGAACTCCTTTTTTTAGAAGAAAAATATGTTAAAGAAGAAGTATACCTGTTGGGATTGTTAGACCCTTTAAAGGAAGAAGAAGTAAATAGTTTTCTTACTGTATTAGAATTTCCAAAGAGCAAAAAGGAACTATTTTTTAAAAAAAGAAGGGAAATATTTAATATTTATGGCCTCTGGCAGAAAAAAAGGGAAATAAAACCTAGTTTGGTCTATCTTACCATAAAAGAAATTCCCTTGGAATTTGTGCTTTATCTAATGGCCAAGTTATCTCCTGCCAAAAAAAAGTGGCTTTCCCTTTACTTCACTCAATGGCGAGATATTAAACCCATTTTGACCGGAGATGATTTAAAGGCTATGGGATTAAAACCAGGTCCCATTTTTAGAACTATTCTTGAAGAACTACTTAAGGCTCGTTTGGATGGGAAGGTAAAGACAGAGGAAGATGAAAAGAAACTTGTTAAAAAAATTCTAAAAGGAAAAAATTTCCATTAG
- a CDS encoding phosphomannomutase/phosphoglucomutase: protein MGIELNPLIFREYDVRGKVEEDLTPEVTTHLGKAYGSYLRRKGYKKIVVGRDGRLSSPLLKEALVKGILSTGCDVTDLGICPTPVVYFGIFHLDKEGGIAVTGSHNPPEYNGFKICVGKETIFGEQIQTLRKIIETQDYETGQGVYDTYEIIPEYMDFMQKNIQIKKRHNIAIDAGNGVVGLIAPKLFESMNCQVTPLYCEVDGRFPHHFADPTVMANLEDLISIVKKQKLEVGFAYDGDGDRLGVIDENGQILWGDQLLIIFSRDILKTHPGAKIIGEVKCSQLLFDDIAKHGGQPIMWKVGHSLIKNKLKEEKAILAGEMSGHLFFADRYFGFDDAIYVSLRFLEIMDKTNKKPSELIADLPKSYSTPEIRIPCSDESKFEVVKKAQTYFSEHFKTVTIDGVRIIFDDGWALLRASNTQPVLVLRFEAYTPKRLQEIRNLVEEKLKQFRTKTR, encoded by the coding sequence ATGGGCATTGAGCTTAATCCCCTTATTTTTAGAGAATACGATGTCAGAGGAAAAGTAGAGGAAGATTTAACCCCAGAAGTGACAACGCATCTAGGTAAGGCGTATGGGAGTTATCTACGGCGCAAGGGATATAAAAAGATAGTGGTAGGCCGAGATGGGAGACTTAGTTCACCCTTGCTAAAAGAAGCCTTGGTTAAGGGTATCCTAAGCACAGGGTGTGATGTTACAGACCTGGGCATCTGTCCTACCCCAGTGGTCTATTTTGGTATATTTCATTTAGACAAAGAAGGAGGAATTGCTGTCACTGGTAGCCATAATCCTCCTGAATATAATGGTTTTAAAATCTGTGTGGGTAAAGAAACCATTTTTGGAGAACAAATTCAGACCTTACGCAAAATTATAGAAACCCAAGATTATGAAACCGGACAAGGAGTTTATGATACTTATGAAATCATACCTGAATACATGGATTTTATGCAAAAAAACATTCAAATTAAAAAGAGGCACAATATAGCCATAGATGCTGGGAATGGAGTAGTTGGTTTAATCGCCCCAAAATTATTTGAATCTATGAATTGTCAGGTAACTCCTCTTTATTGTGAGGTGGATGGGCGTTTTCCTCACCATTTTGCTGACCCTACTGTGATGGCTAATTTAGAGGATTTGATTTCTATAGTGAAAAAACAAAAGCTAGAAGTAGGTTTTGCCTATGATGGAGATGGTGATAGGTTGGGAGTAATTGATGAAAATGGCCAAATTCTTTGGGGAGACCAGTTATTAATAATCTTTTCCAGAGATATTTTAAAAACTCACCCTGGAGCAAAAATCATTGGAGAAGTTAAATGCTCCCAACTGCTCTTTGATGACATTGCTAAGCACGGAGGGCAGCCTATTATGTGGAAGGTGGGCCATTCCCTTATTAAAAACAAACTAAAGGAAGAAAAGGCTATTTTAGCCGGGGAAATGAGCGGGCATTTGTTTTTTGCAGATAGATACTTTGGTTTTGATGATGCTATCTATGTCTCACTTCGCTTTTTAGAAATTATGGACAAAACAAATAAAAAACCTAGTGAACTCATTGCTGATTTACCAAAGAGTTATTCTACGCCTGAAATTAGAATTCCTTGCTCTGATGAATCCAAGTTTGAAGTAGTCAAAAAAGCTCAAACCTATTTTTCTGAACACTTTAAGACAGTTACCATAGATGGTGTGCGGATTATTTTTGATGACGGTTGGGCACTTCTAAGGGCTTCTAATACCCAACCTGTTTTAGTATTGCGCTTTGAAGCTTATACTCCTAAGAGGTTACAGGAAATAAGAAATTTAGTAGAAGAAAAGTTAAAGCAATTTAGAACTAAAACGAGGTGA